The nucleotide sequence GTGGACCTGGGGGTCGACCTCGGCGGGGCCGAGGTCCACGCGGACATGGGCCGGGTCGGCCACCGCATCCTGAACCTGGCCCACGAGCAGTCCTCGGACATCCGCGCGGGCCTCGAGCGGGTCGGTGTCCGGGTGATCGACGGCGTGGGCCGCGTCGTCGGCCCCCACGAGGTGTCCGTCCGCGCCCTCGACGACGCCGACGCCGGCGCCGAGCCCGAGATCATCACCTCGGACGCGATCCTCGTGGCCGTCGGCGCGAGTCCCCGGGAGCTGCCCACCGCCGTCCCGGACGGCGAGCGGATCTTCAACTGGAAGCAGGTCTACAACCTCAAGGAGCTGCCCGAGCACCTGATCGTCGTGGGCTCCGGCGTCACCGGCGCCGAGTTCGCCTCGGCCTACAACCGCCTCGGCGCCAAGGTCACCCTCGTCTCCTCGCGCGACCGCGTGCTCCCCGGCGAGGACGCCGACGCCGCAGAGCTGCTCGAGAAGGTCTTCGAGGGCAACGGCCTCAGGGTTGTCTCCCGCTCCCGGGCCGAGTCGGTCGAGCGGACCGAGACCGGCGTGCGCGTGCACCTCTCCGGCGAGGGGGCCGAAGACACCCCGTCGATCGAGGGCTCCCACGCGCTGGTGGCCGTCGGCGGCGTGCCGAACACGGCGGGCCTCGGCCTCGACGACGTGGGCGTGAAGCTGGCCGACTCCGGCCACGTGCTCGTGGACGGCGTCTCCCGCACGTCCGTGCCGAGCATCTACGCGGCGGGCGACTGCACGGGCAAGCTCGCCCTCGCCTCGGTGGCGGCCATGCAGGGGCGCATCGCCGTGGCCCACCTGCTCGGCGACGCCC is from Micrococcus luteus NCTC 2665 and encodes:
- a CDS encoding NAD(P)H-quinone dehydrogenase, with protein sequence MTEENSTFIPSLTIIGGGPGGYEAAMVAAKLGARVTLVERQGVGGAAVLTDVVPSKTLIAAADSMRRVGASVDLGVDLGGAEVHADMGRVGHRILNLAHEQSSDIRAGLERVGVRVIDGVGRVVGPHEVSVRALDDADAGAEPEIITSDAILVAVGASPRELPTAVPDGERIFNWKQVYNLKELPEHLIVVGSGVTGAEFASAYNRLGAKVTLVSSRDRVLPGEDADAAELLEKVFEGNGLRVVSRSRAESVERTETGVRVHLSGEGAEDTPSIEGSHALVAVGGVPNTAGLGLDDVGVKLADSGHVLVDGVSRTSVPSIYAAGDCTGKLALASVAAMQGRIAVAHLLGDALKPLRPHLLASNIFTSPEIATVGVSQAQVDSGQYQADVLRLDFHTNPRAKMSGAEEGFVKIFARQGSGTVIGGVVVSPRASELIYALALAVTHKLHVDDLADTFTVYPSMSGSIAEAARRLHVRV